From the genome of Glycine max cultivar Williams 82 chromosome 2, Glycine_max_v4.0, whole genome shotgun sequence, one region includes:
- the LOC100778990 gene encoding uncharacterized protein isoform X1 yields MKLEGNKVAFWHSNIGLEPESQAFVFIDDDQVSDGYKLQNQKVKEYENGVHAVLENNEEGLDSSQYHMESADCMKNEYEAKVKDLVEPVSHSTKDIESFMMFPNDIESVKRSPTSPISNPVKGRNSPWNPEDGYMDKTVTQCEPHLEVCYKESNYHVVKDICIDEGVLKKDKVMFLNPDDEKAHNFFPSDSYENKEKQKDNTSIGVLSLIPTGEKAHNFFPSESYENKEKQKDNTSINVLSLTPTKESDKDPANHDQPKDLMHKDEDATEKVSSNVNKETPLPEDKVLLQDLLAQDSVSSDDKGEQISNEPELHSQPEESKNTVEEAILETPSLALEDDESNNDNVLSEKGSFTHQLDPSVPSDCGKEDCHQAGVCKCDEIQQTMKPVEGKSDDQAVTGTVRHSLGEASFSAIGPMSGRISYSGPVPYSGSISLRSDSSTTSTRSFAFPIIQSEWNSSPVRMAKADRSHYRKQRWWKDSFLCCKF; encoded by the exons ATGAAATTAG AAGGTAATAAAGTGGCTTTTTGGCATTCAAATATTGGTCTTGAGCCTGAATCTCAAGCGTTTGTGTTCATTGACGATGATCAAGTTTCCGATGGATACAAATTACAAAACCAGAAAGTGAAGGAATACGAAAATGGAGTTCATGCAGTTTTAGAGAACAATGAAGAAGGTTTAGATTCATCACAATATCACATGGAGTCAGCTGATTGTATGAAAAATGAATATGAAGCAAAGGTAAAAGACTTAGTTGAGCCTGTATCTCATTCTACCAAGGATATAGAATCATTTATGATGTTTCCAAATGATATAGAATCAGTTAAAAGGTCACCTACTTCACCAATCTCTAATCCTGTGAAGGGAAGAAACTCACCTTGGAATCCTGAGGATGGTTACATGGACAAAACTGTTACACAATGTGAACCACATCTGGAAGTGTGTTACAAAGAGAGTAATTATCATGTTGTCAAGGATATCTGCATTGATGAAGGGGTCCTTAAAAAGGATAAGGTCATGTTTTTGAATCCCGACGATGAAAAGGCTCACAATTTCTTCCCTTCTGATAGTTacgaaaataaagaaaagcagAAAGACAACACCAGTATCGGTGTACTAAGCCTAATACCAACAGGGGAAAAGGCTCACAATTTCTTCCCTTCTGAGAGTTAcgaaaacaaagaaaagcagAAAGACAACACCAGTATCAATGTACTAAGCCTAACACCAACAAAGGAGTCTGACAAGGATCCTGCTAATCATGATCAGCCCAAGGATTTGATGCACAAAGATGAGGATGCAACTGAAAAAGTTTCCAGTAATGTCAACAAAGAGACGCCTTTACCCGAAGACAAGGTTTTGTTGCAAGATTTACTCGCTCAGGATTCTGTATCTTCTGATGACAAGGGTGAACAG ATCTCCAATGAGCCTGAATTGCACTCCCAACCGGAAGAGTCCAAAAATACAGTTGAGGAAGCAATATTGGAAACTCCTTCTTTGGCATTGGAAGATGATGAATCAAATAATGATAACGTGCTTTCAGAGAAAGGAAGCTTCACTCATCAATTGGATCCTTCAGTTCCTTCGGATTGTGGTAAAGAGGATTGCCACCAAGCTGGTGTTTGTAAATGTGATGAAATTCAACAAACAATGAAGCCGGTAGAAGGGAAGTCTGATGATCAGGCTGTAACTGGCACTGTTCGTCACAGCCTAGGCGAGGCAAGTTTCTCTGCCATTGGCCCTATGTCAGGTCGAATAAGCTACTCAGGGCCGGTGCCTTATTCTGGCAGCATCTCTCTTCGATCAGACAGCAGCACTACCAGCACGCGATCCTTTGCATTCCCCAT AATTCAATCTGAATGGAATAGCAGCCCGGTCAGGATGGCAAAAGCCGACAGGAGTCACTACCGGAAGCAACGGTGGTGGAAGGATAGCTTTCTTTGCTGTAAATTCTGA
- the LOC100778990 gene encoding uncharacterized protein isoform X2: protein MKLEGNKVAFWHSNIGLEPESQAFVFIDDDQVSDGYKLQNQKVKEYENGVHAVLENNEEGLDSSQYHMESADCMKNEYEAKGRNSPWNPEDGYMDKTVTQCEPHLEVCYKESNYHVVKDICIDEGVLKKDKVMFLNPDDEKAHNFFPSDSYENKEKQKDNTSIGVLSLIPTGEKAHNFFPSESYENKEKQKDNTSINVLSLTPTKESDKDPANHDQPKDLMHKDEDATEKVSSNVNKETPLPEDKVLLQDLLAQDSVSSDDKGEQISNEPELHSQPEESKNTVEEAILETPSLALEDDESNNDNVLSEKGSFTHQLDPSVPSDCGKEDCHQAGVCKCDEIQQTMKPVEGKSDDQAVTGTVRHSLGEASFSAIGPMSGRISYSGPVPYSGSISLRSDSSTTSTRSFAFPIIQSEWNSSPVRMAKADRSHYRKQRWWKDSFLCCKF, encoded by the exons ATGAAATTAG AAGGTAATAAAGTGGCTTTTTGGCATTCAAATATTGGTCTTGAGCCTGAATCTCAAGCGTTTGTGTTCATTGACGATGATCAAGTTTCCGATGGATACAAATTACAAAACCAGAAAGTGAAGGAATACGAAAATGGAGTTCATGCAGTTTTAGAGAACAATGAAGAAGGTTTAGATTCATCACAATATCACATGGAGTCAGCTGATTGTATGAAAAATGAATATGAAGCAAAG GGAAGAAACTCACCTTGGAATCCTGAGGATGGTTACATGGACAAAACTGTTACACAATGTGAACCACATCTGGAAGTGTGTTACAAAGAGAGTAATTATCATGTTGTCAAGGATATCTGCATTGATGAAGGGGTCCTTAAAAAGGATAAGGTCATGTTTTTGAATCCCGACGATGAAAAGGCTCACAATTTCTTCCCTTCTGATAGTTacgaaaataaagaaaagcagAAAGACAACACCAGTATCGGTGTACTAAGCCTAATACCAACAGGGGAAAAGGCTCACAATTTCTTCCCTTCTGAGAGTTAcgaaaacaaagaaaagcagAAAGACAACACCAGTATCAATGTACTAAGCCTAACACCAACAAAGGAGTCTGACAAGGATCCTGCTAATCATGATCAGCCCAAGGATTTGATGCACAAAGATGAGGATGCAACTGAAAAAGTTTCCAGTAATGTCAACAAAGAGACGCCTTTACCCGAAGACAAGGTTTTGTTGCAAGATTTACTCGCTCAGGATTCTGTATCTTCTGATGACAAGGGTGAACAG ATCTCCAATGAGCCTGAATTGCACTCCCAACCGGAAGAGTCCAAAAATACAGTTGAGGAAGCAATATTGGAAACTCCTTCTTTGGCATTGGAAGATGATGAATCAAATAATGATAACGTGCTTTCAGAGAAAGGAAGCTTCACTCATCAATTGGATCCTTCAGTTCCTTCGGATTGTGGTAAAGAGGATTGCCACCAAGCTGGTGTTTGTAAATGTGATGAAATTCAACAAACAATGAAGCCGGTAGAAGGGAAGTCTGATGATCAGGCTGTAACTGGCACTGTTCGTCACAGCCTAGGCGAGGCAAGTTTCTCTGCCATTGGCCCTATGTCAGGTCGAATAAGCTACTCAGGGCCGGTGCCTTATTCTGGCAGCATCTCTCTTCGATCAGACAGCAGCACTACCAGCACGCGATCCTTTGCATTCCCCAT AATTCAATCTGAATGGAATAGCAGCCCGGTCAGGATGGCAAAAGCCGACAGGAGTCACTACCGGAAGCAACGGTGGTGGAAGGATAGCTTTCTTTGCTGTAAATTCTGA
- the LOC100500368 gene encoding uncharacterized protein LOC100500368 precursor (The RefSeq protein has 1 substitution compared to this genomic sequence) — protein sequence MELIIIITLLSFSFSYLIPTCSSSQIQLEPSLQLEDDNIGVNTNLQLSLPTVPRKLRFTEKVKEDDGARDLASHKQENSFAAAGKQYHRKQNMVLGKKGTRQEWMGVDDPSQYFTMDYTRVRRRRPIHNKQLPVNP from the exons atggAGCTGATAATCATCATCACTCTTCTTAGTTTTTCCTTCTCTTATCTAATACCAACTTGTTCTTCTTCCCAAATTCAATTGGAACCTTCACTCCAGCTTGAAG ATGATAATATAGGAGTCAATACAAACCTGCAGCTTTCTCTCCCAACAGTTCCTAGAAAGCTAAGATTTACTGAGAAG gttaaaGAAGATGACGGAGCCAGAGATCTTGCATCACACAAACAGGAGAATTCCTTTGCTGCTGCAG GGAAGCAATATCATAGAAAGCAAAACATGGTGCTTGGCAAAAAGGGAACAAGACAAGAATGGATGGAGGTGGATGACCCTTCACAATACTTTACTATGGATTATACCCGAGTGAGAAGACGACGTCCCATACACAACAAGCAATTGCCGGTTAATCCATAA